One stretch of Rathayibacter festucae DSM 15932 DNA includes these proteins:
- a CDS encoding DapH/DapD/GlmU-related protein: protein MDPELDLELDLKNLDDLIAAFDARRTIEGGSPLHAVLHAASQEALRITGELNSGYHPPERVRELLAELTGRPIDESVTLFPPLRADFGRSLRIGARVFINSGCAFQDQGGVTIGDDCLIGHDVVFATLNHDLDPARRGDLHPAPIVVGSNVWIGAKAVLLAGVTVGDDAVIAAAAVVTKDVPAGAVVVGAPARVVRNVRDTGADATA, encoded by the coding sequence ATGGACCCGGAGCTGGACCTGGAACTGGACCTGAAGAACCTGGACGACCTGATCGCCGCGTTCGACGCGCGGCGGACGATCGAGGGCGGCTCCCCGCTGCACGCCGTCCTGCACGCGGCGAGCCAGGAGGCGCTGCGCATCACCGGGGAGCTGAACAGCGGCTACCACCCGCCGGAGCGCGTGCGCGAGCTGCTGGCGGAGCTGACCGGCCGGCCGATCGACGAGTCGGTGACCCTCTTCCCGCCGCTGCGCGCCGACTTCGGCCGCAGCCTCCGGATCGGCGCGCGGGTGTTCATCAACTCCGGCTGCGCCTTCCAGGACCAGGGCGGCGTCACGATCGGCGACGACTGCCTCATCGGGCACGACGTCGTCTTCGCGACCCTGAACCACGACCTCGATCCGGCGCGACGCGGCGACCTGCACCCCGCTCCGATCGTCGTCGGCTCCAACGTCTGGATCGGCGCGAAGGCCGTCCTGCTCGCCGGCGTCACGGTCGGCGACGACGCGGTGATCGCCGCCGCCGCGGTCGTCACGAAGGACGTCCCGGCGGGAGCGGTCGTCGTCGGCGCCCCGGCCCGCGTCGTCAGGAACGTGCGGGACACCGGCGCGGACGCGACGGCCTGA
- a CDS encoding VOC family protein — MSLYLSCPVASVERATAFYTALGWTRNEAMSNENVACFAIAPDQYLMLSSREMYASVGGTEELIGGPDTPSKMTVSFDLGSREAVDELTERAGTAGGRIGDTDEYPFMYQRQFDDLDGYHYSPFWMNPDA, encoded by the coding sequence ATGAGCCTCTACCTCTCCTGCCCCGTCGCGAGCGTCGAGCGCGCCACCGCCTTCTACACGGCCCTCGGCTGGACGCGCAACGAGGCGATGTCGAACGAGAACGTCGCCTGCTTCGCGATCGCGCCGGATCAGTACCTGATGCTCAGCAGCCGCGAGATGTACGCGAGCGTCGGCGGCACCGAGGAGCTGATCGGCGGCCCGGACACCCCGTCCAAGATGACGGTCTCCTTCGACCTCGGCAGCCGCGAGGCCGTCGACGAGCTGACCGAGCGCGCCGGCACCGCGGGCGGCCGCATCGGCGACACCGACGAATACCCCTTCATGTACCAGCGCCAGTTCGACGACCTCGACGGCTACCACTACTCCCCCTTCTGGATGAACCCCGACGCCTGA
- a CDS encoding LCP family protein, translated as MSGTCLVGIATASITSNVAGNAVDLGIAPSAEPRAVQLGAIEGGFNVLIVGTDNDAVQGDAFGVRDGTLNDVTILLHVSADHRSATVISFPRDLVLDRPACTDPETGEVTEATADVPLNSAFEAGGLSCVNDTIQRFTGMTVPYAGWVSFNGVIEMSNAVGGVPICLTGPIRDTDSGLDLPAGTSTVSGATALAFLRTRHGVGDESDLSRISSQQQYLASLMRTVRSADTLSNVPALYGLAQAVSSNVHLSTTLTNPSTMISLALALKDVDLAQMVFVQYPALDDPDRPGKVVPDTVLGGELMGRVLNDEPVVLASTPAEEQPAPPVEAGTSAPAATDPAAAQPAPEPLDAPGQTAAEETCAVPSE; from the coding sequence GTGAGCGGCACCTGCCTGGTCGGGATCGCGACGGCGAGCATCACGAGCAACGTCGCGGGCAACGCGGTCGACCTCGGGATCGCGCCCTCCGCGGAGCCGCGGGCCGTGCAGCTGGGTGCGATCGAGGGCGGCTTCAACGTCCTCATCGTGGGCACCGACAACGACGCGGTGCAGGGCGACGCCTTCGGAGTCCGCGACGGCACGCTCAACGACGTCACGATCCTGCTGCACGTCTCCGCCGACCACCGCAGCGCCACGGTGATCAGCTTCCCGCGCGACCTCGTCCTGGACCGCCCGGCCTGCACCGATCCGGAGACCGGCGAGGTCACGGAGGCGACCGCCGACGTCCCGCTGAACTCGGCGTTCGAGGCCGGCGGGCTCTCCTGCGTCAACGACACGATCCAGCGGTTCACCGGCATGACCGTGCCGTACGCGGGCTGGGTCTCCTTCAACGGCGTCATCGAGATGAGCAACGCCGTCGGGGGAGTGCCGATCTGCCTCACCGGGCCGATCCGCGACACCGACTCCGGGCTCGACCTGCCCGCCGGCACCAGCACCGTCTCGGGAGCGACCGCGCTCGCGTTCCTCCGCACCCGGCACGGCGTCGGCGACGAGAGCGACCTCAGCCGGATCTCCTCGCAGCAGCAGTACCTCGCCTCGCTGATGCGCACGGTCCGCTCGGCGGACACGCTCTCGAACGTGCCCGCGCTCTACGGACTCGCGCAGGCGGTGTCCTCGAACGTGCACCTGTCCACCACGCTGACGAATCCGTCGACGATGATCTCGCTCGCGCTGGCCCTCAAGGACGTCGACCTCGCGCAGATGGTGTTCGTGCAGTACCCGGCGCTGGACGACCCGGACCGGCCGGGCAAGGTCGTGCCGGACACCGTGCTCGGCGGCGAGCTGATGGGGCGGGTGCTGAACGACGAGCCGGTCGTGCTCGCGTCGACGCCCGCGGAGGAGCAGCCCGCTCCGCCGGTCGAAGCGGGCACCTCCGCTCCTGCGGCGACCGACCCGGCCGCCGCGCAGCCCGCTCCGGAGCCGCTCGACGCCCCCGGGCAGACCGCCGCCGAGGAGACCTGCGCCGTCCCGTCGGAGTGA
- a CDS encoding NAD-dependent epimerase/dehydratase family protein: MRILLTGAPGAIGLAVTEDLVAHGHEVLGLARSESAVRRVLDAGGEPLRGELADLELLADTARAADGAIHLAFSNDFSDLERSIAEEGAAMDAIGAALVGTGKPFSLVSGTTFSAGAVATEHDPLTTTGPVGGRGVNAARVLGLATQGVRTTAVRLPRSVHERDIAYGFAGLLIQAAQRSGVSAYVGDGGQRWPAVHRRDAASLFRLMIERGEAGTAVNAVADEGDTMLAIATVIGRRLGLPVEQVPAETFGPLGEIFAMDQPASSAWTRSTYGWAPTHPSLLADLEAGDYPTRS, from the coding sequence ATGCGCATCCTCCTCACCGGCGCCCCGGGCGCCATCGGCCTCGCCGTCACCGAGGATCTCGTCGCCCACGGTCACGAGGTGCTCGGTCTCGCCCGGTCGGAGTCGGCCGTCCGCCGGGTCCTCGACGCCGGCGGCGAGCCCCTCCGCGGCGAGCTCGCCGACCTCGAGCTGCTGGCGGACACCGCCCGTGCCGCCGATGGCGCGATCCACCTCGCCTTCAGCAACGACTTCTCCGACCTCGAGCGCAGCATCGCGGAGGAGGGCGCGGCGATGGACGCGATCGGCGCCGCACTCGTCGGCACCGGCAAGCCGTTCTCCCTCGTCTCGGGCACGACCTTCTCCGCGGGTGCCGTCGCGACCGAGCACGATCCGCTGACCACCACCGGCCCGGTCGGCGGCCGCGGGGTCAATGCCGCGCGGGTCCTGGGTCTGGCGACGCAGGGCGTCCGGACGACCGCCGTCCGGCTCCCCCGGTCGGTGCACGAGCGCGACATCGCCTACGGCTTCGCCGGCCTCCTCATCCAGGCCGCGCAGCGCTCCGGAGTCTCCGCCTACGTCGGCGACGGCGGCCAGCGCTGGCCGGCCGTGCACCGTCGCGACGCGGCGTCGCTGTTCCGCCTGATGATCGAGCGGGGCGAGGCGGGGACGGCCGTGAACGCCGTCGCCGACGAGGGCGACACGATGCTCGCGATCGCCACGGTCATCGGGCGGCGCCTCGGCCTGCCGGTCGAGCAGGTGCCGGCGGAGACGTTCGGACCCCTCGGCGAGATCTTCGCGATGGACCAGCCCGCGTCGAGCGCCTGGACCCGCAGCACCTACGGCTGGGCGCCGACCCACCCGAGCCTGCTCGCGGACCTCGAGGCGGGCGACTACCCGACCCGGAGCTGA
- a CDS encoding putative immunity protein yields the protein MPSPQTLTEEDRRLVAAWAADCAERVLPLFEAEAPDDDRARDGIARARAFARGELSAAGEIRRRFEAGRASQSATSPAAKAAAWSAGQASGVAHLGAHALGAAAFAAKAAELADPGHGGAAEIDRQLAGMSAPVRTALARLPLLGEDPSGPLGPGLLASGALGAVIRTLQAALAAGDDR from the coding sequence ATGCCCTCTCCGCAGACCCTGACCGAGGAGGACCGCCGGCTCGTCGCCGCCTGGGCCGCCGACTGCGCCGAGAGGGTCCTGCCACTCTTCGAGGCGGAGGCCCCCGACGACGACCGGGCCCGGGACGGCATCGCCCGGGCACGTGCCTTCGCCCGCGGCGAGCTGAGCGCGGCCGGTGAGATCCGGCGCCGCTTCGAGGCGGGCCGGGCATCGCAGTCGGCGACGTCGCCCGCGGCGAAGGCGGCGGCCTGGTCGGCGGGGCAGGCCTCCGGAGTCGCGCACCTGGGCGCGCACGCGCTGGGGGCGGCGGCGTTCGCGGCGAAGGCGGCCGAGCTGGCCGACCCAGGGCACGGCGGCGCGGCCGAGATCGACCGGCAGCTGGCGGGGATGAGCGCCCCGGTGCGGACGGCCCTGGCGCGCCTGCCGCTGCTCGGCGAGGACCCGTCCGGTCCGCTCGGGCCGGGACTCCTGGCCTCCGGCGCGCTCGGCGCGGTCATCCGCACGCTGCAGGCGGCGCTCGCCGCGGGGGACGATCGGTAG
- a CDS encoding TetR/AcrR family transcriptional regulator yields MPRWEPDARERFVSAALHLFTEQGYDETTVAQIADRAGLTRSTFFRHFPDKRDVLAAGQETLSALLAQGVREAPAGATPMQAVAAGLVSASAAMTPFNRELGPRLEAVITTSAELQQRALLKKVGMATAMADALRERGVAPAVADAAAELGVLAFKESFAEWSEGRDGELAALATAALDRLREALTQLG; encoded by the coding sequence ATGCCACGCTGGGAACCCGATGCCCGCGAGCGGTTCGTCTCCGCCGCTCTGCACCTGTTCACCGAGCAGGGCTACGACGAGACCACGGTGGCGCAGATCGCCGACCGGGCCGGGCTGACCCGGAGCACGTTCTTCCGGCACTTCCCCGACAAGCGCGACGTGCTCGCCGCCGGTCAGGAGACGCTCTCGGCGCTGCTCGCGCAGGGGGTGCGCGAGGCGCCGGCCGGGGCGACGCCGATGCAGGCGGTCGCCGCCGGGCTGGTGTCGGCCTCCGCCGCGATGACGCCCTTCAACCGCGAGCTCGGGCCGCGGCTCGAGGCGGTGATCACCACCAGCGCCGAGCTGCAGCAGCGGGCCCTGCTGAAGAAGGTCGGGATGGCGACGGCGATGGCGGATGCCCTTCGCGAGCGCGGCGTCGCCCCGGCGGTCGCCGATGCCGCCGCCGAGCTCGGGGTGCTCGCCTTCAAGGAGTCGTTCGCCGAGTGGTCCGAGGGCCGGGACGGCGAGCTGGCGGCTCTGGCCACCGCCGCGCTCGACCGCCTGCGGGAGGCGCTGACGCAGCTCGGCTGA
- a CDS encoding TetR/AcrR family transcriptional regulator — protein sequence MTAPPTDTRARIVDAAARLLREAGPSAVTTRGVAEAAGLQAPAIYRLFGDKDGLLEAVAEHVLSSWVAEKSAVVEEAAAGDVDPIEDLRAGWTAQIEFGLANPSLFRLLSDPSRAAASPAAKSGRRVLAARVRRVAAAGRLRVPEERAVGLIQTAGTGVVTTLLSSPAAERDAGLADAAFQAVLAGILTEQAPAADDGPLAAVVAVRALAPRLADLRPAERELLRDWLDRVLDGGVRRRTAED from the coding sequence ATGACCGCGCCCCCCACGGACACCCGAGCCCGCATCGTCGACGCCGCGGCCCGCCTCCTGCGCGAGGCCGGCCCATCGGCCGTCACCACCCGCGGCGTCGCGGAGGCGGCCGGCCTGCAGGCTCCGGCGATCTACCGCCTCTTCGGCGACAAGGACGGCCTGCTCGAGGCGGTCGCCGAGCACGTGCTGAGCAGCTGGGTCGCCGAGAAGTCGGCCGTCGTCGAGGAGGCCGCGGCCGGCGACGTCGACCCGATCGAGGATCTCCGCGCCGGCTGGACGGCGCAGATCGAGTTCGGCCTCGCGAATCCCTCACTCTTCCGCCTGCTCAGCGACCCTTCCCGCGCGGCGGCCTCGCCGGCGGCGAAGTCGGGGAGGCGGGTTCTCGCGGCGCGGGTCCGCCGGGTCGCGGCCGCCGGTCGCCTCCGCGTCCCCGAGGAGCGCGCCGTCGGGCTGATCCAGACGGCGGGGACCGGCGTCGTGACGACCCTGCTCTCCTCCCCCGCGGCCGAGCGCGACGCGGGTCTCGCCGACGCCGCGTTCCAGGCGGTGCTCGCCGGGATCCTCACCGAGCAGGCGCCCGCCGCGGACGACGGGCCACTCGCCGCCGTCGTCGCCGTCCGCGCCCTCGCGCCGCGGCTCGCGGATCTCCGGCCCGCCGAGCGGGAGCTGCTGCGCGACTGGCTCGACCGCGTGCTCGACGGCGGCGTGCGGCGGCGGACCGCGGAGGACTGA
- a CDS encoding AraC family transcriptional regulator, whose protein sequence is MSDEAEGPLGPVPGWTGVAVREVVDPHDHEVTAPATDALQLILVTAGSYLIESARPHGRWAHGHAAPGRSAATAPGREIRAAWRSTSSETFRSLHVTVAAPLVAGVLEGVPGASAERLDFLAVGDDFVRSAMLELAHAARAGAPPVLADAVGTALVAHLLSLPEPQSGTAGLSRTQLAVVTDHLAARLADPVTLDELAALVHLSPFHFLRRFTASTGSTPMRYLTALRMEHGRDLLRRSDTPVAVVAAACGYATPAAFAAAYRRHHGASPREHRPPR, encoded by the coding sequence GTGAGCGACGAGGCGGAGGGTCCGCTCGGCCCGGTCCCGGGCTGGACCGGCGTCGCGGTGCGCGAGGTGGTCGATCCGCACGACCACGAGGTGACCGCGCCGGCGACCGACGCGCTGCAGCTGATCCTGGTGACCGCCGGCTCCTACCTGATCGAGAGCGCCCGACCGCACGGCCGCTGGGCGCACGGGCACGCGGCGCCGGGACGCTCGGCCGCGACGGCGCCGGGGCGAGAGATCCGTGCGGCATGGCGCAGCACGAGCTCCGAGACGTTCCGCTCGCTGCACGTCACCGTCGCCGCGCCGCTGGTCGCCGGGGTGCTGGAGGGCGTCCCCGGAGCGTCCGCCGAAAGGCTCGACTTCCTCGCGGTCGGCGACGACTTCGTCCGCTCCGCGATGCTCGAGCTCGCCCACGCCGCGCGGGCCGGAGCGCCGCCCGTGCTCGCCGACGCGGTGGGCACGGCGCTCGTCGCGCACCTGCTCTCCCTGCCGGAGCCTCAGTCGGGCACCGCCGGGCTCTCCCGCACGCAGCTCGCCGTGGTGACCGACCACCTCGCGGCCCGGCTCGCCGACCCGGTGACCCTCGACGAGCTCGCCGCGCTGGTGCACCTCAGCCCCTTCCACTTCCTGCGCCGCTTCACCGCCTCGACCGGCTCGACGCCGATGCGGTATCTCACCGCCCTGCGGATGGAGCACGGCCGAGACCTGCTGCGCCGCTCCGACACCCCCGTGGCGGTGGTCGCCGCGGCCTGCGGCTACGCCACGCCCGCCGCCTTCGCCGCCGCCTACCGCCGCCACCACGGCGCCAGCCCGCGCGAGCACCGGCCGCCCCGCTGA
- a CDS encoding NAD(P)H-binding protein, translated as MIIVTGATGALNGATVDHLLDSLPAAEIVVVARDTAKAARFADRGVVVRSGDYADPASLPGAFAGADQLLLVSSNDPGADAPALHRAAVEAAVQAGVGRILYTSHQGASPDTPFGPGRDHAATEQLLAESGLAWTSLRNGFYAHSLAFFLGDWRSTGVIEVPSDGPVSWTAREDAAEAAALLLRADEAHDGPVTLTALEAPTFAEVAELAADVAGRPIEFRILGDDEWLARRVAAGQPEPQARFLLGMHQAAAAGFFAGTDPTLASLLGREPRTVRELLAAGDGR; from the coding sequence ATGATCATCGTCACCGGCGCCACCGGAGCGCTCAATGGCGCCACCGTCGACCATCTCCTCGACTCCCTGCCCGCCGCCGAGATCGTCGTCGTCGCGCGCGACACCGCGAAGGCCGCGCGCTTCGCCGACCGGGGCGTCGTGGTGCGGAGCGGCGACTACGCCGATCCCGCGTCCCTGCCCGGCGCTTTCGCGGGCGCCGACCAGCTGCTGCTCGTCTCCTCGAACGACCCGGGAGCCGACGCGCCGGCTCTGCACCGCGCCGCGGTCGAGGCCGCTGTCCAGGCCGGGGTCGGCCGCATCCTCTACACGAGTCACCAGGGCGCCTCGCCCGACACCCCGTTCGGCCCCGGCCGCGATCACGCCGCGACCGAGCAGCTGCTGGCGGAGTCGGGGCTTGCCTGGACCTCGCTGCGGAACGGCTTCTACGCGCACAGCCTCGCGTTCTTCCTCGGCGACTGGCGCTCGACCGGCGTCATCGAGGTGCCGTCCGACGGCCCCGTCTCGTGGACGGCCCGGGAGGACGCGGCGGAGGCCGCCGCTCTCCTCCTGCGCGCGGACGAGGCGCACGACGGACCGGTCACCCTCACCGCCCTCGAGGCGCCGACCTTCGCGGAGGTCGCGGAGCTCGCCGCGGACGTCGCGGGACGGCCGATCGAGTTCCGGATCCTCGGCGACGACGAGTGGCTCGCGCGCCGCGTCGCCGCCGGGCAGCCGGAGCCGCAGGCGCGGTTCCTGCTCGGGATGCATCAGGCGGCGGCGGCCGGCTTCTTCGCGGGGACGGACCCGACGCTCGCGAGCCTGCTGGGACGCGAGCCGCGCACGGTCCGGGAGCTGCTCGCCGCGGGCGACGGGCGCTGA
- a CDS encoding SDR family NAD(P)-dependent oxidoreductase has product MTTTPTPPSGSTRTALLVGASRGLGHALAAEFLGRGWDVIGTVRDPGRRTPLHELQDEVGADRLAIERLDITDEEETRALREHLTGRVLDLLFVNAGTTTSEDTPIGQVSTEDFIEVFVTNALSPMRVIETLQDLVADDGLIGAMSSGQGSIANNTGGGREVYRGSKAALNQFLKSFAVRQSGTGRAIVLIAPGWIRTALGGDDAPFTIEDNVPKVVDVLIGRLGTPGIAYRDFRGAVVPW; this is encoded by the coding sequence ATGACGACCACACCGACTCCCCCGTCCGGCTCCACCCGCACCGCCCTCCTCGTCGGAGCCTCCCGCGGGCTAGGCCATGCCCTAGCCGCGGAGTTCCTCGGCCGCGGCTGGGACGTGATCGGCACCGTCCGGGATCCCGGCAGGCGCACCCCTCTGCACGAGCTCCAGGACGAGGTCGGCGCGGACCGCCTGGCGATCGAGCGGCTCGACATCACCGACGAGGAGGAGACGCGGGCACTCCGGGAGCACCTGACGGGGCGCGTGCTCGACCTGCTCTTCGTGAACGCCGGCACCACGACGAGCGAGGACACCCCGATCGGCCAGGTCTCGACGGAGGACTTCATCGAGGTCTTCGTCACCAACGCCCTCAGCCCGATGCGCGTGATCGAGACGCTGCAGGACCTCGTCGCGGATGACGGCCTGATCGGCGCGATGTCGTCGGGGCAGGGCAGCATCGCGAACAACACCGGCGGCGGGCGGGAGGTCTACCGCGGCAGCAAGGCGGCGCTCAACCAGTTCCTGAAGAGCTTCGCGGTGCGGCAGTCCGGCACGGGCCGGGCGATCGTGCTGATCGCGCCGGGCTGGATCCGGACCGCGCTCGGCGGCGACGACGCGCCGTTCACGATCGAGGACAACGTGCCGAAGGTGGTCGACGTGCTGATCGGCCGCCTCGGCACGCCCGGAATCGCCTACCGCGACTTCCGCGGCGCGGTG
- a CDS encoding SRPBCC family protein: MVASVEVVTRSHRSVDDMFDRARSIDLHTESQAAAGERAVAGVVSGRIDLGEEVTWRARHFGFRLRLTSRITALDAPHSFTNEQTRGPFRSFRHEHLFEPDGSGSVMTDRLTFRAPFGVLGRVAERLVLARHLRRLLEERGAFLAASPAARDDRRE; this comes from the coding sequence ATGGTCGCGTCGGTCGAGGTCGTCACCCGCTCCCACCGTTCCGTCGACGACATGTTCGACCGTGCGCGGAGCATCGACCTGCACACGGAGTCGCAGGCCGCGGCCGGTGAGCGGGCGGTCGCCGGGGTGGTCAGCGGCCGGATCGACCTCGGCGAGGAGGTGACCTGGCGGGCCAGGCACTTCGGCTTCCGCCTGCGGCTGACCAGCCGGATCACCGCCCTCGACGCGCCGCACTCCTTCACGAACGAGCAGACCCGCGGCCCGTTCCGCTCCTTCCGGCACGAGCACCTCTTCGAGCCGGACGGCAGCGGCTCGGTGATGACCGACCGGCTCACCTTCCGCGCGCCCTTCGGCGTCCTCGGCCGGGTCGCCGAGCGGCTCGTCCTCGCGCGCCACCTGCGCCGGCTGCTCGAGGAGCGCGGCGCGTTCCTCGCGGCCTCGCCGGCTGCGAGAGACGACCGGCGGGAGTGA
- a CDS encoding RNA polymerase sigma factor — MLATATATATATATATTAARRSRTVPAPALPLLPPDSDRMLVIRSASGDDRAFAEIVRRHTSLLRATALRILRASSEVDDVVQETFLAAWTHMDSVIDGETIIGWLLTTVRRRCYDRLRSSDHQNHAELEQDVPESLDHCPTAVSERAALVAEARAVLGRMPELQRRCWELRQLQQRSYDDIGAELGVSATVVRGQLSRARLLMEATLAHWR; from the coding sequence ATGCTCGCCACCGCCACCGCCACCGCCACCGCCACCGCCACTGCCACCACTGCCGCGCGCCGCTCGCGCACCGTCCCTGCGCCCGCGCTGCCGCTGCTCCCGCCCGACTCCGACCGGATGCTCGTCATCCGCTCGGCCTCGGGCGACGACCGCGCGTTCGCCGAGATCGTCCGACGGCACACCTCCCTGCTGCGCGCGACGGCGCTGCGTATCCTCCGCGCCTCGAGCGAGGTGGACGACGTGGTGCAGGAGACGTTCCTCGCCGCCTGGACGCACATGGACAGCGTGATCGACGGCGAGACGATCATCGGCTGGCTGCTGACCACGGTGCGCCGGCGCTGCTACGACCGGCTGCGCTCGAGCGACCACCAGAACCACGCCGAGCTGGAGCAGGACGTGCCGGAGTCGCTCGACCACTGCCCGACCGCGGTGTCGGAGCGCGCGGCGCTCGTCGCCGAGGCGCGCGCCGTGCTCGGCCGGATGCCGGAGCTGCAGCGCCGCTGCTGGGAGCTCCGCCAGCTGCAGCAGCGCAGCTACGACGACATCGGCGCAGAGCTCGGCGTCAGCGCGACCGTGGTCCGCGGGCAGCTCTCCCGGGCCCGCCTGCTGATGGAGGCCACGCTCGCGCACTGGCGCTGA
- a CDS encoding IS30 family transposase, producing the protein MPGRRLDAGERAQIAVLFARGLRFPEIAELIGRDRTTVWRELKRNNVYRGAHTAGMVARHPGRRRSVASGIGPGLGGEYRWAYSASVAQRKADERAKRPKARKLVARRPAASPLLWGLVEQKLRSKWSPSQVSAWLKSEFPDRPEYHVSHETIYQAIYYQTRGELRRELAHELLLRSGRVSRRPQSRGARAARSGRLWAKDFNISTRPAEAQDRAVPGHWEGDLVIGARGTSAIITLVERSTRYVMLGSLPEDRTSGNVTAVLTTLMHRLPEHLRRTLTWDQGIEMARHATFTLATDCRVFFADPHSPWQRGSNDNTNGLLRQYFPRSSTDFRTYTQTQLDTIAEELNTRPRKTLDWATPAHRLDQLLVATTT; encoded by the coding sequence ATGCCGGGTCGTCGGTTGGATGCGGGTGAGCGGGCTCAGATCGCGGTGTTGTTCGCCCGGGGGTTGCGGTTCCCGGAGATCGCGGAGCTGATCGGGCGGGATCGGACGACGGTGTGGCGGGAGCTCAAACGCAACAACGTGTATCGGGGTGCCCACACCGCTGGAATGGTCGCGCGGCATCCGGGTCGTCGCCGGTCCGTGGCCTCGGGGATCGGGCCGGGGTTGGGGGGTGAGTACCGGTGGGCGTACTCGGCGTCCGTGGCGCAGCGCAAAGCGGATGAGCGGGCGAAGCGCCCGAAGGCACGCAAGCTCGTGGCGAGGCGGCCGGCCGCGTCGCCGCTGTTATGGGGTCTGGTCGAGCAGAAGCTGCGCAGTAAGTGGTCCCCGTCGCAGGTGTCTGCTTGGCTGAAGAGCGAGTTCCCTGACCGACCGGAGTATCACGTGTCTCACGAGACGATCTATCAGGCGATCTACTACCAGACCCGCGGAGAGCTGCGCCGAGAGCTCGCGCACGAACTGCTGCTGCGCTCAGGACGCGTCTCTCGCCGCCCGCAGTCCCGAGGCGCTCGGGCCGCTCGATCGGGCCGGCTCTGGGCGAAGGACTTCAACATCAGCACCCGCCCCGCCGAGGCCCAAGACCGCGCCGTTCCCGGGCACTGGGAAGGCGACCTCGTGATCGGCGCGCGAGGCACCTCCGCGATCATCACCCTCGTGGAACGCTCCACCCGCTACGTGATGCTCGGCTCCCTCCCCGAGGACCGCACCAGCGGAAACGTGACCGCCGTGCTCACCACCCTCATGCACCGACTCCCCGAGCATCTGCGGCGCACCCTCACCTGGGACCAAGGCATCGAAATGGCCCGCCACGCCACCTTCACCCTCGCCACCGACTGCCGCGTGTTCTTCGCCGACCCCCACTCGCCCTGGCAACGAGGATCGAACGACAACACCAACGGACTCCTGCGCCAATACTTCCCCCGCAGCAGCACCGACTTCCGCACCTACACCCAGACACAACTCGACACCATCGCCGAAGAACTCAACACCCGCCCCCGCAAAACCCTCGACTGGGCCACCCCCGCCCACCGCCTCGACCAACTCCTCGTTGCAACAACCACTTGA
- a CDS encoding DUF3515 family protein: MLPIAVLIALSVAGCSGAVPMAAAPAAAAVDCAEIVVRLPSDVVDLAQRETDAQGTGAWGDPAQVLLRCGVADPGPSAECITERDVDWTIDDSDEAVVTATTYGRDPVVEVVLGAGLSGGREILAALAPAVSSVPATRRCS; the protein is encoded by the coding sequence GTGCTGCCGATAGCCGTGCTGATCGCGCTCTCGGTCGCCGGGTGCAGCGGCGCCGTGCCGATGGCGGCCGCCCCTGCCGCGGCCGCCGTCGACTGCGCCGAGATCGTGGTGCGCCTCCCCTCCGACGTCGTCGATCTCGCGCAGCGGGAGACGGACGCCCAGGGCACCGGGGCGTGGGGTGACCCGGCGCAGGTGCTCCTGCGCTGCGGGGTGGCCGACCCCGGTCCCTCCGCCGAGTGCATCACCGAGCGCGACGTCGACTGGACGATCGACGACAGCGACGAGGCCGTCGTCACGGCGACGACCTACGGCCGGGACCCCGTCGTCGAGGTCGTGCTCGGCGCCGGCCTGTCCGGTGGTCGCGAGATCCTCGCCGCCCTCGCCCCGGCGGTCTCCTCGGTGCCGGCGACACGGAGGTGCTCGTGA
- a CDS encoding PadR family transcriptional regulator: MPEEMRETTFWILTALALGRRHGYALLQEIEEQSEGRVRLRVTTLYAALERLGSAGLIAPDGDERITGRVRRYFRLTDSGRSALGAEVARMEASAVRARINLGLSPSAAL, from the coding sequence GTGCCCGAGGAGATGCGAGAGACGACCTTCTGGATCCTGACCGCGCTCGCTCTCGGGCGCCGCCACGGCTACGCGCTGCTGCAGGAGATCGAGGAGCAGTCGGAGGGCCGCGTGCGGCTGCGGGTGACCACGCTCTACGCGGCGCTCGAGCGGCTGGGGTCGGCGGGCCTGATCGCCCCCGACGGCGACGAGCGGATCACCGGCCGCGTGCGCCGCTACTTCCGGCTGACGGACAGCGGCCGATCCGCACTCGGCGCCGAGGTCGCCCGGATGGAGGCGAGCGCCGTGCGGGCGCGGATCAACCTCGGGCTCTCGCCGTCTGCCGCGCTCTGA